A part of Pseudomonas sp. HR96 genomic DNA contains:
- the quiC gene encoding 3-dehydroshikimate dehydratase QuiC: MQRSIATVSLSGTLPEKLEAIAAAGFDGVEIFENDLLYYDGSPREIRQMCKDLGIAITLFQPFRDFEGSRRERMPRNFDRAERKFDLMQELGTDLVLVCSNTAADSMGDRQIIVDDLQQMAERAGKRGLRIGYEALAWGRHVNTYQQVWDIVRQADHPALGVLLDSFHTLSLKGDPAAIADIPGDKIFFVQMADAPILAMDVLEWSRHFRCFPGQGEFDLAGFLAPIIQTGYSGPLSLEIFNDGFRAAPPRANAADGLRSLLYLEEKTRKLLEQQATPPANLDILFAPPAASHYDGIEFLEFAVDEALGAKLGHWLERLGFAKAGQHRSKNVSLLRQGDINLILNSEPYSFAHNFFESHGPSLCATAIRVKDSAKALERAVAYHGQPFRGLVGPNESPLTAVRALDGSLIYLVDQNTPGHTIYDTDFSLQPAPADKGLLKRIDHMAMAIPPDTLDSWVLFYKSVLDFKADDEVVLPDPYGLVKSRAVRSQCSSIRLPLNVSENRNTAISHALSTYRGSGVHHIAFDCDDIFAAIGKAKEAGVALLDIPLNYYDDLAARFEFDDEFLSELAYYNVLYDRDANGGELFHVYTEPFEDRFFFEVLQRRGGYAGYGAANVAVRLSAMAKARAKGVRHAKL; encoded by the coding sequence ATGCAACGTTCAATCGCCACCGTCTCGCTGAGCGGTACGCTGCCGGAAAAACTCGAAGCCATCGCCGCGGCGGGCTTTGACGGCGTCGAAATCTTTGAAAACGACCTGCTCTATTACGACGGCAGTCCGCGGGAAATCCGCCAGATGTGCAAGGACCTGGGGATCGCCATCACCTTGTTCCAGCCGTTTCGCGACTTCGAAGGCAGCCGCCGCGAGCGCATGCCGCGCAACTTCGACCGCGCCGAACGCAAGTTCGACCTGATGCAGGAGCTCGGCACCGACCTGGTGCTGGTGTGCAGCAACACCGCAGCCGACTCGATGGGCGACCGCCAGATCATCGTCGACGACCTGCAGCAGATGGCCGAGCGCGCCGGCAAGCGCGGCCTGCGGATCGGCTACGAGGCGCTGGCCTGGGGCCGGCACGTGAACACCTACCAGCAGGTCTGGGACATCGTGCGCCAGGCCGATCACCCGGCGCTCGGCGTGCTGCTCGACAGCTTCCACACCCTGTCGCTCAAGGGCGACCCGGCGGCCATCGCCGACATCCCGGGCGACAAGATCTTCTTCGTGCAGATGGCCGACGCGCCCATCCTGGCCATGGACGTGCTGGAGTGGAGCCGGCATTTCCGCTGCTTCCCCGGCCAGGGTGAGTTCGACCTGGCAGGCTTCCTGGCCCCCATCATCCAGACCGGCTACAGCGGCCCGCTGTCGCTGGAAATCTTCAACGACGGTTTCCGCGCCGCGCCGCCACGGGCCAATGCCGCCGACGGCCTGCGCTCGCTGCTGTACCTGGAAGAGAAGACCCGCAAGCTGCTGGAGCAGCAAGCGACCCCGCCGGCCAACCTCGACATCCTGTTCGCCCCACCGGCAGCAAGCCATTATGACGGTATCGAGTTTCTCGAATTCGCCGTGGACGAGGCGCTGGGTGCCAAGCTCGGTCACTGGCTCGAGCGCCTGGGTTTTGCCAAGGCCGGCCAGCACCGCTCGAAGAACGTCAGCCTGCTGCGCCAGGGCGATATCAACCTGATCCTCAATAGCGAACCCTATTCCTTCGCGCACAACTTCTTCGAATCCCACGGCCCCTCGCTGTGCGCCACGGCGATTCGGGTCAAGGACAGCGCCAAGGCCCTGGAGCGTGCGGTGGCCTATCATGGCCAGCCATTCCGCGGCCTGGTCGGCCCCAACGAAAGCCCGCTGACCGCCGTGCGCGCGCTGGACGGCAGCCTGATCTACCTGGTGGACCAGAACACCCCAGGCCACACCATCTACGACACCGACTTCAGCCTGCAGCCGGCGCCCGCCGACAAGGGCCTGCTCAAGCGCATCGACCACATGGCCATGGCGATCCCGCCGGACACCCTCGACAGCTGGGTGCTGTTCTACAAGAGCGTGCTCGACTTCAAGGCCGACGACGAGGTGGTGCTGCCCGACCCCTATGGCCTGGTCAAAAGCCGCGCGGTGCGCAGCCAGTGCAGTTCCATCCGCCTGCCGCTGAACGTCTCGGAGAACCGCAACACGGCCATCTCCCACGCCCTGTCGACCTACCGTGGCTCGGGCGTGCACCACATCGCCTTCGACTGCGACGACATCTTCGCGGCCATCGGCAAGGCCAAGGAAGCCGGCGTGGCGCTGCTGGACATTCCGCTCAACTATTACGACGACCTGGCCGCGCGTTTCGAATTCGACGACGAGTTCCTCAGCGAGCTGGCCTACTACAACGTGCTGTATGACCGCGACGCCAATGGCGGCGAGCTGTTTCACGTGTACACCGAGCCGTTCGAAGACCGCTTCTTCTTCGAAGTGCTGCAACGCCGCGGCGGGTACGCCGGCTACGGCGCGGCCAACGTTGCGGTGCGCCTGTCGGCCATGGCCAAGGCCCGCGCCAAAGGTGTACGCCACGCCAAGCTGTAA
- a CDS encoding shikimate dehydrogenase, with amino-acid sequence MSRTVLAGLIGAGIQASRTPALHEREGAAQGMGYVYRLIDLDALKLDNSALPDLLLSAQRMGFTGLNITFPAKQAIIPLLDDLSAEARGIGAVNTVVLKDGLRVGHNTDCLGFAEGFRRGLSDAPRRSVVQMGAGGAGAAVAHALLAEGVEQLSIFDVEPSRAQALADNLNGHFPGQRAKAGEDLAGTVAGADGLVNTTPMGMAKLPGMPVPKALLRKDLWVAEIVYFPLETELLREARALGARTLDGGTMAVFQAVKAFELFTGVEPDAERMTAHFLSM; translated from the coding sequence ATGAGTCGTACCGTATTGGCCGGCCTGATCGGCGCTGGCATCCAGGCCTCGCGTACCCCCGCTCTGCATGAGCGCGAAGGCGCGGCCCAGGGCATGGGCTACGTGTATCGCCTGATCGACCTGGACGCGCTCAAGCTGGACAACAGCGCGCTGCCGGACCTGCTGCTCAGCGCCCAGCGCATGGGCTTCACCGGGCTTAACATTACCTTTCCGGCCAAGCAGGCCATCATCCCGCTGCTCGACGACCTGTCCGCCGAGGCCCGCGGCATCGGCGCGGTGAACACCGTGGTGCTCAAGGACGGCCTGCGGGTCGGCCACAACACCGACTGCCTGGGCTTCGCCGAAGGCTTTCGCCGCGGGCTGAGCGACGCGCCACGGCGCAGCGTGGTGCAGATGGGTGCCGGTGGCGCCGGCGCGGCGGTGGCCCACGCGCTGCTGGCCGAAGGCGTCGAGCAGTTGAGCATCTTCGACGTCGAACCGAGCCGCGCCCAGGCCCTGGCCGACAACCTCAACGGCCACTTCCCCGGCCAACGCGCCAAGGCGGGCGAGGACCTGGCCGGCACCGTGGCCGGCGCCGACGGCCTGGTCAACACCACGCCCATGGGCATGGCCAAGCTGCCCGGCATGCCGGTGCCCAAGGCTCTGCTGCGCAAGGATTTGTGGGTGGCCGAGATCGTCTACTTCCCGCTGGAGACCGAACTGCTGCGCGAAGCTCGGGCCCTGGGCGCGCGCACGCTCGATGGCGGCACCATGGCGGTGTTCCAGGCGGTGAAGGCGTTCGAGCTGTTTACCGGCGTGGAGCCGGATGCCGAGCGGATGACGGCGCATTTTCTAAGTATGTAG
- a CDS encoding TetR family transcriptional regulator codes for MTITTEASAEPAEAAPRKSRKNNPEKTRENILQAAITEFVQQGLAGARVDAIAERTQTSKRMIYYYFASKEQLYVEVLEKVYGDIRGTEAKLRLEELTPVEGIRRLVEFTFDHHDSNVDFVRLVCNENLYKAEYVKQSSVIRSLNKSVLNALDGVLRRGTDAGVFRPGLNAMDVHLLISSFCFYRVSNKHTFGELFQVDFSDAKLRGHHREMICESVLRFLQA; via the coding sequence ATGACAATAACAACAGAAGCTTCTGCCGAGCCCGCCGAAGCGGCGCCGCGCAAGAGCCGCAAGAACAATCCGGAGAAGACCCGGGAAAATATCCTTCAGGCCGCGATTACCGAGTTCGTTCAGCAAGGCCTGGCGGGCGCGCGGGTCGACGCCATCGCCGAGCGCACGCAAACTTCCAAACGGATGATCTATTACTACTTCGCCAGCAAGGAGCAGCTGTACGTCGAAGTGCTGGAGAAAGTCTATGGCGATATTCGTGGCACCGAAGCCAAGTTGCGCCTGGAGGAGTTGACGCCGGTCGAGGGTATCCGCCGGCTGGTGGAGTTCACCTTCGACCATCACGACAGCAATGTCGATTTCGTGCGTCTGGTGTGCAACGAGAACTTGTACAAGGCCGAATACGTCAAGCAATCGAGCGTCATTCGCTCGCTCAACAAGTCGGTGCTCAACGCGCTCGACGGTGTCTTGCGCCGCGGGACCGATGCCGGCGTATTTCGCCCGGGGCTCAATGCCATGGACGTGCACTTGCTGATCAGCTCGTTCTGTTTTTACCGGGTGTCCAACAAGCACACCTTTGGCGAGCTGTTTCAGGTCGACTTTAGTGACGCGAAGTTGCGCGGGCATCATCGGGAGATGATCTGCGAGTCGGTGTTGCGCTTTTTGCAGGCTTGA
- the trmA gene encoding tRNA (uridine(54)-C5)-methyltransferase TrmA codes for MSAMAFNPADYERQLQEKTARLRELLAPFDAPEPAVFDSPREHYRLRAEFRLWREDGHRHYAMFAPGDKHVPILIDDFPIASLRINDLMPRLKAAWQGNAALSNKLFQVEFLTTLAGDAMVTLCYHRPLDEHWQAAAEQLASELEVSLIGRSKGKRLVIGRDYAEEALSVAGREFRYRQPEGAFTQPNGTVNQKMLGWAYEALGQRDDDLLELYCGNGNFTLPLATRVRKVLATEISKTSVNAALHNLDDNAVTNVTLVRLSAEELTEALNEVRPFRRLQGVDLKGYQFGSVFVDPPRAGMDPDTCELTRRFDNILYISCNPETLAANIAQLHDTHRIERCALFDQFPYTHHMESGVLLVRR; via the coding sequence ATGAGTGCCATGGCTTTCAATCCGGCGGATTACGAGCGCCAACTGCAGGAAAAGACTGCGCGCCTGCGCGAGCTGCTGGCGCCGTTCGACGCGCCGGAGCCGGCGGTATTCGACTCGCCACGCGAGCATTACCGCTTGCGCGCCGAATTTCGCCTATGGCGTGAGGACGGCCATCGCCACTATGCGATGTTCGCGCCCGGCGACAAGCACGTGCCGATCCTGATCGACGACTTCCCCATCGCCAGCCTGCGCATCAACGACCTGATGCCACGCCTCAAGGCGGCCTGGCAGGGCAATGCGGCGCTGAGCAACAAGCTGTTCCAGGTGGAGTTTCTCACCACCCTGGCCGGCGATGCCATGGTCACCCTGTGCTACCACCGCCCGCTGGACGAACACTGGCAGGCGGCTGCCGAGCAGCTGGCCAGCGAGCTCGAGGTCAGCCTGATCGGTCGTTCCAAGGGCAAGCGCCTGGTGATCGGGCGCGACTACGCCGAGGAAGCCCTGAGCGTGGCCGGCCGCGAGTTTCGCTACCGCCAGCCGGAAGGCGCCTTCACCCAGCCCAACGGCACGGTCAACCAGAAGATGCTTGGTTGGGCCTACGAGGCCCTGGGCCAGCGTGACGACGACCTGCTGGAGTTGTACTGCGGCAACGGCAACTTCACCCTGCCGCTGGCCACCCGGGTGCGCAAGGTGCTGGCCACCGAGATCAGCAAGACTTCGGTGAACGCGGCCCTGCACAACCTCGACGACAACGCCGTGACCAACGTGACCCTGGTGCGGCTGTCGGCCGAGGAACTGACCGAGGCGCTCAACGAGGTGCGACCGTTCCGCCGCTTGCAGGGCGTGGACCTCAAGGGCTATCAGTTCGGCAGTGTGTTCGTCGACCCGCCCCGCGCCGGCATGGACCCCGACACCTGCGAGCTCACCCGGCGTTTCGACAACATCCTGTACATCTCCTGCAACCCGGAAACCCTGGCGGCGAATATCGCCCAGTTGCACGACACGCATCGGATCGAGCGCTGTGCATTGTTTGACCAGTTTCCCTATACGCATCACATGGAGTCCGGAGTGTTGCTGGTCCGGCGGTGA
- a CDS encoding DMT family transporter, translated as MAALDGTNKPFKGILLIVFATMLFASHDALSKYLTGFYPVLLVIWVRYVAHTLLMFGLFVPNTGLRVLRTRNLKLQVLRACSLLGTSLFFITSLQYIPLAEATSVNFLAPLMVTALSVPLLGERVSRGQWVAVLVGFCGVLIIVHPGGELFTPAILLPLCSATCFCAYQILTRKLSGLDSPTTSNFYAGIISSIIMSALVPFFWQTPTWYHALMMVALGGFGMTAHLLMTQAFRYAAPALLAPFGYCQIVFAGLLGFILFNHVPEPATLLGISVICLSGLAAAWLQKRVKVSG; from the coding sequence GTGGCAGCCCTGGACGGAACAAACAAGCCCTTCAAGGGCATCCTGCTGATCGTGTTCGCCACCATGCTGTTCGCCAGCCATGACGCGTTGTCCAAATACCTCACCGGGTTCTATCCGGTACTGCTGGTGATCTGGGTACGCTACGTGGCGCACACCCTGCTGATGTTCGGCCTGTTCGTGCCCAACACCGGCCTGCGCGTGCTGCGCACGCGCAACCTCAAGCTGCAGGTGCTGCGCGCCTGCAGCCTGCTGGGCACCAGCCTGTTCTTCATTACCAGCCTGCAGTACATCCCGCTGGCCGAGGCCACTTCGGTGAACTTCCTGGCGCCGTTGATGGTGACCGCCTTGTCCGTCCCGCTGCTTGGCGAGCGCGTCAGCCGCGGCCAGTGGGTCGCGGTATTGGTGGGCTTTTGCGGGGTGCTGATCATCGTCCACCCCGGCGGCGAACTGTTCACCCCGGCCATCCTGCTGCCGCTGTGTTCGGCCACCTGCTTCTGCGCCTACCAGATCCTCACGCGCAAGCTCAGCGGGCTGGACAGCCCGACCACCAGCAACTTCTACGCCGGCATCATCAGCAGCATCATCATGAGCGCCCTGGTGCCGTTCTTCTGGCAGACCCCGACCTGGTACCACGCCCTGATGATGGTTGCCCTCGGCGGCTTCGGCATGACCGCGCATCTGCTGATGACCCAGGCTTTCCGCTACGCCGCGCCGGCGCTGCTGGCGCCTTTCGGCTACTGCCAGATCGTCTTCGCCGGGCTGTTGGGGTTCATCCTGTTCAACCACGTGCCGGAGCCGGCGACCTTGCTGGGCATTTCGGTAATCTGCCTCAGCGGGCTGGCCGCGGCCTGGTTGCAGAAGCGGGTGAAGGTGTCTGGATAA
- a CDS encoding MFS transporter produces MALLVAGAFFMENLDATVIVTALPDMARSFQATAVDLNVGITAYLLTLAVLIPASGWIADRFGHRRVFMVALAVFTLASALCAGSQTLWQFAAARVLQGIGGAMMVPVGRLAVLRNTPKSDLLIATAYITWPGLVAPVLGPPVGGFITTYASWHWIFLLNLPLGLLAMAFTWKLMPASAGEVEKRPFDVLGFVICALTCAGLLYGLDKLGQNPRDWHPYALLATSAVLLVAFYYHARRTPAPLLKLDALKVPTYRVTFNGGSLFRAMVSAHPFLLPLMFQLGFGYDAFTAGLLVLTLFAGNIGMKPMTNAVLRRYGFRSTLIGSSLVLTACTFFCALMTPATPLALILPTLLISGMARSMGFTAYSSMAFADMPQPLMSSANTLFSMTQQLAFGLGVAFAVIFLRMGESILGVDHDTLGSYHIAFAAIGVLTLLSMLDLWRLPANAGAHVTGHAAN; encoded by the coding sequence ATGGCGTTGCTGGTGGCCGGGGCGTTTTTCATGGAGAACCTGGACGCCACGGTGATCGTCACCGCGCTGCCGGACATGGCCCGCTCGTTCCAGGCTACGGCGGTAGACCTCAATGTCGGCATTACCGCCTACCTGCTGACCCTGGCGGTGCTGATCCCGGCCAGTGGCTGGATCGCCGACCGCTTCGGCCACCGGCGCGTATTCATGGTTGCGCTGGCGGTGTTTACCTTGGCCTCGGCCTTGTGCGCCGGTTCGCAGACGCTTTGGCAGTTCGCCGCAGCGCGGGTGCTGCAGGGCATTGGCGGGGCGATGATGGTGCCCGTGGGGCGCCTGGCGGTGCTGCGTAACACGCCCAAGAGCGACCTGTTGATCGCCACTGCCTACATCACCTGGCCGGGGCTGGTGGCGCCAGTGCTCGGCCCGCCGGTGGGCGGCTTCATCACCACCTACGCCTCCTGGCACTGGATCTTTCTGCTCAACCTGCCGCTGGGCCTGCTGGCCATGGCCTTCACCTGGAAACTCATGCCGGCCAGCGCCGGTGAAGTCGAGAAGCGTCCGTTCGATGTGCTCGGCTTCGTCATCTGCGCCCTGACCTGCGCCGGCCTGCTGTACGGCCTCGACAAGCTCGGCCAGAACCCCCGCGACTGGCACCCCTATGCGCTGCTGGCGACCAGTGCCGTGCTGCTGGTGGCGTTCTATTACCACGCCCGGCGCACGCCGGCGCCGCTGCTCAAGCTCGACGCGCTGAAGGTGCCAACCTACCGCGTGACCTTCAACGGCGGCTCGCTGTTTCGCGCCATGGTCAGCGCCCACCCGTTCCTGCTGCCGTTGATGTTCCAGCTGGGCTTCGGCTATGACGCCTTCACCGCCGGCCTGCTGGTGCTGACCCTGTTCGCCGGCAACATCGGCATGAAGCCCATGACCAATGCCGTGCTGCGCCGCTACGGCTTTCGCAGCACCTTGATCGGCAGCAGCCTGGTGCTGACCGCCTGCACCTTTTTCTGCGCGCTGATGACCCCGGCCACGCCACTGGCGCTGATCCTGCCGACCCTGTTGATTTCCGGCATGGCCCGTTCCATGGGCTTTACCGCCTACAGCAGCATGGCCTTCGCCGACATGCCGCAGCCGCTGATGTCTTCGGCCAACACCTTGTTCAGCATGACCCAGCAATTGGCATTCGGCCTCGGCGTGGCCTTCGCGGTGATCTTCCTGCGCATGGGCGAGTCGATTCTGGGCGTGGATCACGACACCCTGGGCAGCTATCACATCGCCTTCGCCGCCATCGGCGTATTGACCCTGCTATCGATGCTCGACCTGTGGCGCCTGCCGGCAAATGCGGGGGCCCACGTGACCGGCCACGCGGCGAATTGA